From Gemmatimonadota bacterium:
CAACCCGTGGGCGGCGAAGGTCAGCGGGATGATCCGGTCGTCGCTCTCGTACTGACGGGCTACCTTGATCCCGTTGACAAAATCCGAAACCTCTCCGCCGCCGTCGTTGGCCCCCCGCTCCGTAGCGATGTGCCGGCCGCCGTGACGGATGATGAGGTTGAGCGTGTCCCGCTCGGACACGCCCCGCGCCAGCATGATGGCGACGGCCTTGGATATGGTCCACTGGTCCGTGGAATAGAGCCCTTCCTTCAGCAGCAGTAAATGGGCGTCAGACCGTTTCGATCCGCCGTCTCCCACACTAACGTATACGTCGCCGTTTCGCTCTTCAACCGGGAAGGTCTCCAGGTCGTCGCACCCGCCGGTGAAACAGCCGCCCCCGCCGAGGTCGTAGCTCCATCCGTGCCAGTCGCAGGTCAGCACGCCGTTGCGGACGCGCCCCCGGGTCAGCGGGTAGCCCATGTGGGGACACTGGTTGTCCGTGGCGTAGATCGACCCGTTGTGCCGGAAGAGGGCGATGCTCCGGCCCTCCACTTTCACGGCCTTGGGCTTGCCGTCCACCACCTCGTCCGCACCTGCCACCTTCACGTAGCCATTCTGTTCAGTTGACATGACTGATTACCTCTCCGATGTTTCGCGTATTTTTTTGTCAGAAGATCCGCGTCTGCAGTCCGTTATCTGTAGTCCGGAGATCCCTAGTCGTCGAACACTTCGACCGTCGTCCGTCCTTCCGAGAACCGCATGGCCGTGTTGATGGATGCCATGCTGTTCTTGTTCAGGCGCACGTCCGTCGCGTACCTGGCCAGCCCCACCAGGAGCTGGTACCGGGACGGGTGACCCGATCCGCGGGCGGCGTCCGCGCCGCCTGCGTCCGCGCCGCCTGCGCCCGCGCCGCTCGTGCCTTCCCATTCATTGAAGGTGACGCGCAGCGTGGGCAGCAGCTCCATGTTGGTATCGTCCCACAGGATGGCCCGGCCGATTTCCCTGAGCAGCTCCGAACCGTCGAAGCCGCTGTTCAGGTAACCCACCACCTGGTCGCCCACCCCGTGGATATCCAGCGACTTGATGGCATGGACGATGCGCTCCGAAGCGGAGACCCCGTCCGGCGCGTCCGAAGCATGATCCGGAAGGGGTTCGTCGAGGGCGCGGGAGGGAATGTTGATCCAGCGGTTGTCGAAGATCTGCCAGGCCGCGTGGAAGAGGCCCTTCGCCGCGGCCGCGGGACCGCCGTAAACGAGGACGTGCCGCAGGGAGGCCGCCAGGTTGTACTCGGTGGACAGGGAACCCCATCCGGCGTCGACGTTCACGGGCGTGCGGGCCATGCGGTCCGCCGCGAGCAGGACGAAGGTCGTGATGAGGCGCTCGATGGCCACGCCTTCCCGCAGGGTCTTGGCCACGGCTTCGAAAGCGCGTTCGACGTCCACGCTCAGCAGGGCGTCCACGAAGGCGTTCTCGTCGTAGTCGGTGCGGGTGTTCGCCCCGTAATCCCGGGATTCGAGTTCAGGCGCGAGGCCTTCGAGCAGGCGCACTGCGTCCCGGTGAAAACGCTCCGGCTCGTCCCGTCCCCGCCCGACCATCTTGGCGCCGAGGTTGCAGACCAGTTCGGACGCCTCGCCCCATCCGAAGGTATCCACCACCCGGGCGAGGTCCCCCAGGTTGGCCACGTTCCGGGCGAAGCCCAGGAAATACGGAGCCACGGCGCATTCGAACAGCAGCTTGAAGATGTGCTCTTCCTGGCCGTTTTCGCGGGCCGTGTGCAGGCACCGTTCGATCCTGAAATCCTGCATGTTGCGGGAGAACATGCGCACCCAGCCGTCGATCTGATCCCAGCTCACGGGCGGCGGCAGCGTGATGACCTCGAGCCGTTCAGACGCCCGCCCCGACGCTGCGCGACCGGCCAGCGACAGGGCCATCAGGCGGTCCTCCCCGTCGTACCTACGGCCGACTTCGAGGCCGGAGACCAGGAGGGAAACGATGTCGCCGCCCCCGCCCGCGCCCTGCTCCGACGCCACGTGACGGCCCAGGTGCCGCAGGACCAACTGCACGATGTCGTGTTCCGAAACGCCGCCGGACAGCAGCAGGGCGGTGGCCTTGGAGATCGTCCACGAATCCCCGCTCAGGAGTCCCTCCCAGAGCAGCTGCAAGTGCTGGTCGCGGCGCCGGTAGGTCGCGTCCCCGGCCTGAACCCACAGTTCGTCCCCGCGGATGTCGACCGGGAAGGTCTCCAGGTCGTCGCATTCGTAGTTGAAGCAACCGCCGCCTTCGAGATCGAAGCTGCGTCCGTGCCAGTCGCAGGTCAGGACGCCGTCCTTCACCACCCCGCGCGTCAGTGGAAATCCCATGTGGGGACACTGGTTGTCCGTGGCATGGATGCGTCCATCCACGTTGAACAGGGCGACGCTGCGCCCTTCGCTGATCTTGACGGCGCGGGATTCGCCGGGCGGCACGTCCGCGAGGGAACCTACCCGGATCCAGCCGTTTCCTGCGCTCATTTGAACCTTTCCTTTCTTTCAGGTGTTTTCAATTGTGGCCTTTCAGTTATCATATGTTGCCGGCCTGCGGTCCTGAATCCGACGCTCCCGCGAGCATCCGGGCCGCTAGTGGGCTTCCAGCCAGTTCGCGCCGATGCCGATTTCCACTTCGATGGGCACGGTCATGGGCAGCGCGCCCCGCATGCATTCCTCGATCAGGCCGGGCACGGTGTCCTGTTCCGATTTATGCAGGTCGAAGACGAGTTCGTCATGCACCTGCAGCAGCATCCGCGTGCGGCACGCCTGCTTTTTCAACTCGTTGTGAATCCGCGTCATGGCCAGCTTGATCAGGTCGGCCGCCGTGCCCTGGATGCGGGAATTGATGGCGACGCGCTCCTCGGCGCGCTTGGTGGTGTTGTTCCGGGAATTGATGTCCCGCAGGTACCGGCGCCGGCCCGTCATGGTCTCGACGAATCCGTTCTCCTCCGCGAACTTGACCGTTTCGTCCATATACTTGCGCGTCCCCGGATACTTCGCGAAGTACTGGTCGATCAATTCCTGGCCCTGACCCCGCGGGATGTTGAGCCGTTCGGCCAGCCCGAAGGCGGAGATGCCGTAGATAATCCCGAAATTCACGGTCTTGGCGCGCCGGCGCATCTCGTCGGTCACGCCGTCGTAGTCCACGTCGTAGATCTTCATGGCCGTCGCCGAGTGGATGTCCTCGTGCTGGATGAAGGTCTCCATCATGCCCTCGTCACGGCTGAGCTCGGCCGCGATGCGCAGTTCGATCTGGGAATAGTCCGCGGCCATCAGGAGGTAGTTGTCGTCCCGCGGCACGAAGGCCTTCCTGATCTGCCGGCCCATCTCCGTACGGACCGGGATGGTCTGCAGGTTGGGCCCGTGGGACTGGATCCGGCCGGTGGCGATCACGGCCTGTTCGTAGGAGGTATGCACGCGCCCGGTCTGCTGGAACACGGCGTGGGGCAGCTGGCTGACGTATACGGAATTGAGCTTGGTGCACATCCGGTAGTGGAGAATCTGTTCCACGATCTCGTGCTTGGGCGCAAGCCGGCGCAGTATGGCTTCCGCCGTCGAATACTGGCCGGTCTTGGCCGTGCGCTTGGCGTTGGGATCGATTTTCAGCTTGTCGAAGAGGATGTGCCCGAGTTGCTTGGCCGAATTGAAGTCCACGGATTCCCCGGCCAGTTCGGTGATCCGGTCCGAAGACCGCTGTATCTCTTCATCGAGCAGGCTAGAAAGGTGCTCGAGCTGCCCCACGTCCATCCGCACGCCTTCGTGCTCCATTTCCACGAGAGCGGGCACGAGGGGGCACTCGATGTCCGTGAAGACGGTATCCTGGTTCATCTCGCCGATCCGGGGCCGCAGGAGTTCGGCCAGCTGCAGCGTGATATCCGCGTCCTCGGCCGCGTATTCCACGACCTTTTCCAGCGGCGCATCCTTCAGCGTGCCCTGATCCTCGCCCTTCTCGCCGATGAGCGTGGTGATGGAGATCGGCGTGTAGCCCAGGAGGGCCTGGGAGAGGTAATCCATGGTGCGGCGCAGGTCCGGCACGGTCACGTAGGCCGCCAGCATCGTGTCGAAGATGCGGCAGGACACGGTGATCCCGTGCCACCGCAGCACGGAAAGGTCGAACTTGATGTTGTGCCCGATGAGCTCCCTGCCGGTATCGTCGAAGAGGGACTGGAACTCGCCGGCGACCCTCAGTACCTGCTTCCGTCCGTCGGGCATGGGCACGTAGTAGCCGATATGCGGCTTGATCGAGAAGGCAAAACCCAGGATTTCGCAGGTCTTGGGATCCAGGCTCGTCGTTTCCATGTCGAAACAGAAGGAAGACGCACGGGAAAGCTCGTCGATAAGTGCCGCGCGGGCTTCTGCGGTGTCAACGCAACGGTAGTCGTGCTCCACCTCCGCGATCGTCTTCAACTGGTCGTCGGAAAACAGGTCTTCCTGGCTGCCGGCGACGGTCAGCCGGGGGGCCGCCGAGAAATCGTCCCCGAAGAGCCGCTTGCCCAGGGTATTGAACTCCAGCTCGACGAACAGCTTCTTGAGTTCCTCCTCCTTACGTTCCTTGACGGTCAGCGCGTCCGGGGTGACGTCCAACGGCACGTCCCGCTCGATGGTGACCAGGCTCTTCGACAACACGGCCATGTCCCGGTTATCCTCGATGCGCTCTTTCTGCTTTCCCTTCAATTCGTGGGTGTTTTCCAGCAGGTTCTCTACGGACCCGAACTGGGCGATGAGCTTCTGCGCGGTCTTTTCGCCGACCCCCGGGACGCCGGGCACGTTGTCGCTGGTATCCCCCATGAGTCCGAGCACGTCGATCACCTGGTCGACCCGCTCGATTCCCCATTTCTCCAGCACCTCGGCCACGCCCATGGTTTCGAAGTTGTCCCCGGTGTTCCCGGGTTTGCAGATGTAGGACTGCTCGGAAACGAGTTGCGCGTAGTCCTTGTCCGGCGTGACCATGAAGGTGGTGAAACCCGCTTCGTCGGCCTGCTTCGCCAGGGTCCCGATCACGTCGTCGGCCTCCCAGCCCGGGACGCGGATCACCGGGATGTTGAACCCTTCGATCAGCCGGAACAGGTAGGGCAGCGCGATGCTCAGGTCTTCGGGCATGGCGTCCCGCTGCGCCTTGTACTCGGGATACTGCTCGTGACGGTGGGTCGGTTCGGGCGTATCGAACACCGCGGCGATGTGGGTGGGCCTGTTCTTGTTCAGGATGCCGAGGATGGTATTGGCGATGGCGAACACCATGGATACGTTCATTCCCGTCGAAGTCATCCTCGGATTACGGATCAATCCGAAATGACCGCGATAGGCCAGTGCCATCCCGTCCAGCAGGAACAGGGTCTTCTGGGCCTCAGTCATAGGTGGTACGCTCCGGCTTCAAGGGAACCGGGCGGGGATGGACGGCCCGGGACGAGACAGGACGGCCCGTGTAGATCCCGTGCATCTCTCTTCGACCCGCGGTTCCGGCCTGATGCAGTGTGCTTTCATTGCAGTGTGCTTTCATTATAGCGCGGTAAACTGATTTTACCATTGAATAACGCTATTCCTTCAAAAGTCCTGCCGCGTTCCGGCCGACGATGCGCCGCCTGGCCGCTTCATCCAACCCCAGTTCATCGATGGTCCGCAGCCCCAGGCCGACGTCGGCGATCTGCTGGGGGAAGTCGGAACCGAACATCACCCGGTCGATACCGGCGAAGTCGATTGTAAGGCGAAGCGCTCCGCTGTCCGGCATCCCCGCGGACTCATAGTACATGCGCTTCAGGTACTCCGACGGCGGTCGGTCCAGTTTCTCTCGAGCCTCGGGGTAGGAACGGTAGGCCTGGTCGATCCGGCCCGCGAGAAAGGGGATGGTGCCGCCCAGGTTACCCAGCACGACCTTCAGGTCCGGGAAGGCCGCCATCGTTCCACTGAATACCAGGTGCAGGGCGGCCACCGACGTGTCGAAAGGGAACCCGGCCATGGGCGTCAGCCTGTACGCCGCGTAAACGTCATGGGCATGTGGCGTGGTGGGATGTACGAAGAGCGGCAGGTCCAGGGAAGAGGCCGCCTCATAGAGTTCTTGAAACTCATGGGCGCCCAGTGACAGGCCGTTGATATTTGAAAACAGCATGCCGCCCCGCAGGTTCAGCGACTCCGCGGTGCGGAGCAGTTCCGCCGCCGAAGCGGCCGGGTCTTGCAATGGAAGGACCGCCAGGGCGGACAGCCGTCCTGGATGGCGCGCTACGGTCTCGGCCAGGGCCTCGTTCACGATCCGGGCGAGGCGGCGGCCGGCATCCGGTTCCTCGACGTGCAGTCCGGGGATCGAAAAACTGAGCAGCTGCCGGTCCACCCCGTGACGGTCCATATGCTCTATCACGCGATCCGCGTCGAAATGACCCGGCGCGATCATGCTGTAATCGCCATCCAGCTTCAGCAGGCGATTGCCGGCGGCATCCCTGACCATCACTGCCTGGTATCCTCCCTGTTCGATCTCATCGAGGTAGGCGGAGGTATAGAAATGGGTGTGGAAATCGAATACCAAACGGACCCTCCAGCGGTTGTACCGGGCGTTCCATCAGCGCGCGGCCGATTGCGCGGCCGATTCACGGGAATCTACATAATATAGCCCGTTTTACAACAATAACAACGCCGGAGGTGACGCACGGTAACGACCTCCCGAATTCCCTGTACAAAAACAGCGCAGGCGGATATCTTGGCAGTCGAATTCGCGACCGACCGAAACCGCGGCAATTTCAACTGGAGACGGTGATGCTGATAGATCCTTCCGAGTTCATTGGAACCCAGGGAATAACCCACCTGTGTACCGGCGGCGAGTCGCCCATGCTGAAGACCCATGGCGACGCTGTTCACCGATTCTTCGAGGACAAGCTTTTGGGAGAAGAAGGACGCAGGCGCCTGGAATTGGTTTCCTCGAGATGCAAGGAAAAAGTCGGGCGGCTGTTTGGCGTACAGCCCGACGATATCGGTTTCCTGACCTCTACTTCCGAAGGCATCAATCTGCTGGTCTACGCCCTCGACTGGAAACCCGGCGACAACGTGGTAGTGGCCGACGTGGAGTTCCCTTCGGACGTATTGCCGTGGACTCTGTTGAAGGACCGCGGCGTGGAACTTCGGATCGTGGAAAACAATAACTGGCACACGGACTTGGAAGATCTTGATCAAGCGATAGATGAAAACACCAGGGTGGTTAATGTCAGCCATGTCAGCTATTTCACCGGCCAACGCCTTCCCCTTCCCGAGCTTGCCGATATCGTACACCGCAAGAACGCCCAACTCTGTCTCGACGTCACCCATTCCGCGGGCGTCGTTCCGGTCGAAGCGCAGTACGCGGACTTCGTCGTATCCAGCTGCTACAAATGGCTCATGGCCGTGCACGGGGTCGGTATCTTCTACTGGAACCGGGAACGCGTACCCGAGTTGAACCCGCCATTCGTCGGCTGGCATACGCCGGCCTACCTGCCCGACTGGAAGGATCCCTCCGCGTACATTCCCCGGGAGGATGCCAGCCGGTTCACGCCGGGCAACGAAACCTGGATCGGAGTGTACATCCTGGACAACGCCCTGGACTGCCTGCTGGGCATCGGGATCGACCGCATCGAGGAGCACGTGCTACACCTGAGCACCCGCGTGTGGGACGGCCTGTCGGACCTGGGCTGGGAGGTCATCACGCCCCGGGCGGAAGCGGAACGAGCCGGAAACGTCTGCTTTACCGCGGCGGACGTCAACGCGGTAACCCATGCCCTGGAGGATCAGAACATATTGATCTTCGGCGCCTATGGCGGCGTGGGCAGGGCCCGTGTGTCCACCCATTTCTACAATACGGACCGTGACGTGGACCGGTTCCTCGAAGTGATGCGGGAGATTCCGGTGACCCGTCCGGCGTCGACCCCCGGCAGAGACTTCAGTAAAGCGGGCGGGGTGGCGGCCGAAAGCCAGGGCTGAATAACCAGGTCTGAATATGGAATTCGAGTTAAGCGAAGAACACCAGATGGTCGAACGGATGGTCTATGATTTCGCCCGCAACGAGATCCTGCCCTCCATCCGGGAGCACGATCGAAACGGAACTTTCCCCCACGACCTGCTGCCCAAAATGGCGGCGCAGGGATTCATGGGCATCTGCCTCCCGGTTCGCTACGAAGGGGCCGGCATGGACTTCATCTCCCTCGGCCTGCTGGCGGAAGGCCTGGAATGGGCCGACTCTTCCGTACGGGAGACGATCGCGGTCCACCTCGGCCTGCACGCCCTGCCCATCTTCCAATGGGGCACCGAAGAACAGAAGGAACGGTTCCTGCCGCCCCTGGCCACCGGCGAAAACATCGCCTGTTTCGGACTGACCGAACCCGGCGCGGGTTCGGACGTGGCCGCCATGGGCAGCCGGGCCCGGAAGGAAGGCGACACCTACCTGGTCAGCGGCGAGAAGATGTGGATCACGCTGTCCGACGTGGCGGACCGCTTTCTCGTTTTCGCGAAGACGAACCAGGAGGAAGGCACGCGAGGCATCACCGCCTTCCTGCTCGAACGCGGGTGGGAAGGTCTGACCACCGGCACGATCAAGGGCAAGATGGGGGTGCGGGCCAGCAACACGGGCTGGATCAACATGGACCAGGTCCCCGTGCCCGAGTCCCACCGGCTGGGAGAAGAGGGCGAAGGATTCAAGATTGCCATGTCCTGTCTCGACAATGCCCGCTATACCGTGGCGGCTGGCGCCGTAGGCCTGATGAAATACTGCCTGGAAGCGTCCGTGTCGTACGCCCGGCAGCGCCGGACCTTCGGCCAGCCGATCGGCGACCATCAACTCGTCAAGCAACTCATCGCCCAGATGAAGCAGCGCGTCGACCTGGGTGAACTGGCGGTGCGCAAGGTCGGATGGCTAAAGAACCGGGGAACGCGGAACACCCGGGAGACTAGCATGGCCAAGTGGTACTGCACGGAGTCGGCCTTCACCACGGCCAGCGACGCGGTGCAGGTCCACGGCGCCTACGGATACTCCGACGAATACGACGTGGAACGACATCTGCGCAACAGCAAGAGCGCGGTAATCTACGAGGGCACGTCGCAGATCCACCAACTCATGCAGGCGGACTACGAGTTCGGCAACCGGACGGACCGCCCGCTCCGGTGCGAGATGCCCGCTTACGATCCGGATTACTGGCAGAACTGACCGCTGACCGTATGCGGCCGCGACGAACGCCGACCGTATGCGGCCATGCTGTCATGTCGAAGTACACAACGAGGTAGAGGTACACAGCGAGGTAACGGTTCCTTGAACATCATCGCCCTGGTGAAGCAGACGCCCGATACGGCGCAGTTGTCCGCCTCCATGGACGGCCTCAAGCTGTCCGCCGAGGGCGGACCCCGTATCGTCAACCCCTGGGACGAGTACACGTTGGAAACGGCCATACAAGCCCGGGAGGAGCACGGCGGCGAGGTGACCGCGCTGTGCCTGGGGCCTCCCGAAGCGGCCGACGCGTTGAAGACCGCGCTGGCCATGGGCGTGGACGAAGCCGTCCTGGTATCGGACCCGGCCATGGCGGATAGCGACAGCCTCACGTCGGCGCGTATCCTGGTTGCGGCCATCCGCAAAATCGGTGCCTTCGACCTGATCGTTGGGGGCCGGGCGGCGATCGACGGCAATACGGCCGCGACGGCCGTGCAGGTCGCGGCCCTGCTCGATGTACCGCTCGTTTCCTATGTGGCTGAGCTCCGGAACCTGGACCCGTCGAACGGGACCATCTCGGCGGTCAGATTACTCGAGAAAGCGCGGGAGACGGTCACCAGCCGGCTTCCGGCCCTGATCTCGGTCGTCAAGGAGATCAACGAACCCCGGTATCCGAGCCTCATCGGCATACGCAAGGCGGCCCGGACCAGCATTCCCGTATGGCGTTGCGAGGATCTCGGTCTCGATGCGTCGGGCGTGGGCGCCGGGGCCTCGGGGGTCGAATGGCGGACGGCCCTTCCTCCCGTGCGGGAAGCGCACATCGAAATGATCGATGGCGGCCCCGAAGACGCGGCCAGGACCCTGGTGGACCGGTTGATGGAAGAAAAGGTCATTTAGGCGGGAAAATCGAACGGATGGCAAGCAACTTACTCGTATGGATTGAACTGGTGGACGGGCAGGCGGACCCGATCGCATGGCAGGCGATGGCCGCTGCGGGCAAAGTCGCCGGCGAAATCGGCGGTTCCCTGACCGCCGCCGTGTTCGGTGACGGTGTCGACGAGATCGCCCGGCAGGCCGTCGAGGCCGGCGCGGACCGCGTGTACACCGTCGATGATCCTTCACTGGGCCGCTACCGCGTGGAGCCCTACGCGAAGCTCCTGGCGCGGATCCTGGAGAACGAACCGCCTTCCGTGGTCCTGATGGGGGCGAGTACGGCCGGCCTGGAGCTTTCGGCCTACGTCGCCGCCCTCGCCGGTGCGGGCCTGGCGCCGGACTGCACCGACCTGCTTGTGGAAGGCGATAGGTTGGCCGCGGTCCGCCCCGCGCTGGTCGGCAACCTGATATCCACCGTGACGTTCCGGGGCACCGGGCATCGTTTCATCACGGTGCGGCGCAATATCTTCCAGCCGGCGGATCCGGATCCGTCCCGGTCCGGGGAGATCATCGAGGTGCCTGCCGTGCTGTCCGAGGACGAGATCCCCACCAGCGTGACGTCCGTGGAGACCGCGGACAGCACCGTCAGCCTGACCGAAGCAAGCATCATCGTATCGGGCGGCCGCGGCGTGGGCGGACCGGAGGGTTTCCAGCCCGTTCGCGAACTGGCGGACGCCCTGGGCGGCGCCCTCGGCGCCAGCCGGGCCGCGGTGGACGCCGGGTGGATACCCTATGCCCACCAGGTCGGCCAGACCGGAAAGACGGTACAGCCCGACCTGTACATCGCCTGCGGGATTTCCGGCGCGATACAGCACCTGGCGGGCATGAAGAACGCCCGCGTGATCGTGGCCATCAACAAAGACGCCGACGTGCCGCTGTACAAGTACGCCCACTACGGCATCGCCGGCGACCTCTTCAGTTACCTGCCCGCCATCGCGGAAGAAGTGAAGAAACGGCTGGGCCGATAGCCCGGACACCGTGCATCGCGTCTTCCTTCGGCGGCACATCGGGATTGCGGGACGCCGATGCTTTCTCCGTACGAAAAGATCCTCTTCGCCCTCCTTGCGGCCGTCTCGCTGTACCTCGCGTCCGTCACCTTCAGGCGCATGACAGGGACGATTATGCGGGGCCAGGGCCGCCTTGCCTGGGATGGTCTTCCGGGCCGGCTGTGGACCGGAGTCAAGGCCCTGGCCGGCCAAAACAACATGATCCGCAACCGGCCGCTGGTTTCCCTCGCGCACACCGGGATTGCGTGGGGATTCATCCTCTACATGGCGGTCAACCTGGTGGACGTGCTGGAAGGCATGTTAACCGGTTTCGTTTTTCTGGAGGAGGGGGCCGCCGGTCAGGTCTATCGCCTGCTCGTCGATCTCATGACCCTGGCCGCGCTGGCGGGTATGGCCGCCCTGCTCATCCGCAGGTTCATCGTGAAATCCACGGACCTCGCCATCGCGCCCAACGTCAAGCTGCACCCCCGGGCAGCCGGCGGCATCCGGCGGGATTCCCTGATCGTGGGGCTTTTCATCCTCGGCCACGTCGGTTTCAGGCTCGTGGGTGCATCCTTCGACATCGCACTGCGCGGACCGGACCCCTGGCAGCCGGTCGCGGCGCTGGCAGCCGGTCTCTGGTCGGGCCTGGAACCTTCCGTGCTGACCTTCGGCCTGCACGCCAGCTGGTGGATCGCCATCGGGCTGGTACTGGTATTCCTGCCCTGGTTCCCCTTTTCAAAACACGCCCATCTGTTCATGGGCCCCTTCAACCTGATGACCACCCCGGAACGGACCGGTCCGGGCGCGCTGGATGCCCTGGATTTCGAAGACGAGACCATCGAGCAGTTCGGCGCGGGCCGGATCACCGACCTGGACCGGACCCAGATTGCGGACGCCTTCGCCTGCATCATGTGCAACCGGTGCCAGGACGCCTGTCCGGCCTATGCCACGGGCAAGGAACTGTCTCCCGCGGCCCTGGAGGTGAACAAGCGGTATCACCTTCGCGACCACATGACATCTCTGGCGGCGGGCGGAGAAGACACGGAACCGATGCTGGGCTACGCCATGAGCGAGAGCGCTCTCTGGGCCTGCACGGCCTGCGGCGCCTGCACGGAGGCCTGCCCCGTCGGCAACGAACCCATGTTCGATATCCTCGCCATGCGCCGGAACCAGGTGCTCATGGAGAGCGCATTTCCTAACGAACTGAAAGGCGCCTTCACCGGTATCGAGCGGAACGGGAACCCCTGGCAGATGGCCGGCGACCGGATGGAATGGGCCGAATCCCTGGACTTCAAGGTGCCGACCGTCGCGGAGAAACCGGACTACGACGTGCTGTTCTGGGTCGGCTGCGCCGGCGCTTTCGACCCCGGCGCCCGGGACACGGCCCGGGCCATCGCCACGGTCCTGCACCGGGCGGGGGTGGACTTCGCCGTGCTGGGAAACGACGAATCCTGTACGGGAGATCTGGCGCGAAGGGCCGGAAACGAGTATCTTTTCAGTATAGCCGCCGAAGGGAACATCGAGACGTTGAACGCCGCGGGCGCCGACCAGGCCGGCCGGAAGCGCATCGTCACGGGTTGCCCCCACTGCCTGCATACCCTCGGAAACGAGTACGGCGCGCTGGGCGGCCGTTTCGAGGTCCTGCACCACACGCAACTCATCGGTGAGTTGTCGAAGGCGGGCAGGCTCGCGATGCCGGGGCGTGACGAAACGCGCACCACCTATCACGATCCGTGTTACCTGGGCCGTCACGGCGGAGAATACGAAGCGCCCCGCCAGGCGTTGGCGGCAGCCCGGCCTTCCCTGGTGGAAATGGCCCGAAGCAGGAACCGGTCTTTCTGCTGCGGCGCGGGCGGCGCACAGGTCTGGAAAGAAGAAGAGGAAGGCAGGGAGGCGGTCAGCGACAACCGCTTCCGGGAAGCCCGGGAAACCGGGGCCG
This genomic window contains:
- a CDS encoding Rieske (2Fe-2S) protein; the encoded protein is MSAGNGWIRVGSLADVPPGESRAVKISEGRSVALFNVDGRIHATDNQCPHMGFPLTRGVVKDGVLTCDWHGRSFDLEGGGCFNYECDDLETFPVDIRGDELWVQAGDATYRRRDQHLQLLWEGLLSGDSWTISKATALLLSGGVSEHDIVQLVLRHLGRHVASEQGAGGGGDIVSLLVSGLEVGRRYDGEDRLMALSLAGRAASGRASERLEVITLPPPVSWDQIDGWVRMFSRNMQDFRIERCLHTARENGQEEHIFKLLFECAVAPYFLGFARNVANLGDLARVVDTFGWGEASELVCNLGAKMVGRGRDEPERFHRDAVRLLEGLAPELESRDYGANTRTDYDENAFVDALLSVDVERAFEAVAKTLREGVAIERLITTFVLLAADRMARTPVNVDAGWGSLSTEYNLAASLRHVLVYGGPAAAAKGLFHAAWQIFDNRWINIPSRALDEPLPDHASDAPDGVSASERIVHAIKSLDIHGVGDQVVGYLNSGFDGSELLREIGRAILWDDTNMELLPTLRVTFNEWEGTSGAGAGGADAGGADAARGSGHPSRYQLLVGLARYATDVRLNKNSMASINTAMRFSEGRTTVEVFDD
- the polA gene encoding DNA polymerase I, which codes for MTEAQKTLFLLDGMALAYRGHFGLIRNPRMTSTGMNVSMVFAIANTILGILNKNRPTHIAAVFDTPEPTHRHEQYPEYKAQRDAMPEDLSIALPYLFRLIEGFNIPVIRVPGWEADDVIGTLAKQADEAGFTTFMVTPDKDYAQLVSEQSYICKPGNTGDNFETMGVAEVLEKWGIERVDQVIDVLGLMGDTSDNVPGVPGVGEKTAQKLIAQFGSVENLLENTHELKGKQKERIEDNRDMAVLSKSLVTIERDVPLDVTPDALTVKERKEEELKKLFVELEFNTLGKRLFGDDFSAAPRLTVAGSQEDLFSDDQLKTIAEVEHDYRCVDTAEARAALIDELSRASSFCFDMETTSLDPKTCEILGFAFSIKPHIGYYVPMPDGRKQVLRVAGEFQSLFDDTGRELIGHNIKFDLSVLRWHGITVSCRIFDTMLAAYVTVPDLRRTMDYLSQALLGYTPISITTLIGEKGEDQGTLKDAPLEKVVEYAAEDADITLQLAELLRPRIGEMNQDTVFTDIECPLVPALVEMEHEGVRMDVGQLEHLSSLLDEEIQRSSDRITELAGESVDFNSAKQLGHILFDKLKIDPNAKRTAKTGQYSTAEAILRRLAPKHEIVEQILHYRMCTKLNSVYVSQLPHAVFQQTGRVHTSYEQAVIATGRIQSHGPNLQTIPVRTEMGRQIRKAFVPRDDNYLLMAADYSQIELRIAAELSRDEGMMETFIQHEDIHSATAMKIYDVDYDGVTDEMRRRAKTVNFGIIYGISAFGLAERLNIPRGQGQELIDQYFAKYPGTRKYMDETVKFAEENGFVETMTGRRRYLRDINSRNNTTKRAEERVAINSRIQGTAADLIKLAMTRIHNELKKQACRTRMLLQVHDELVFDLHKSEQDTVPGLIEECMRGALPMTVPIEVEIGIGANWLEAH
- a CDS encoding amidohydrolase, which codes for MVFDFHTHFYTSAYLDEIEQGGYQAVMVRDAAGNRLLKLDGDYSMIAPGHFDADRVIEHMDRHGVDRQLLSFSIPGLHVEEPDAGRRLARIVNEALAETVARHPGRLSALAVLPLQDPAASAAELLRTAESLNLRGGMLFSNINGLSLGAHEFQELYEAASSLDLPLFVHPTTPHAHDVYAAYRLTPMAGFPFDTSVAALHLVFSGTMAAFPDLKVVLGNLGGTIPFLAGRIDQAYRSYPEAREKLDRPPSEYLKRMYYESAGMPDSGALRLTIDFAGIDRVMFGSDFPQQIADVGLGLRTIDELGLDEAARRRIVGRNAAGLLKE
- a CDS encoding aminotransferase class V-fold PLP-dependent enzyme; translation: MLIDPSEFIGTQGITHLCTGGESPMLKTHGDAVHRFFEDKLLGEEGRRRLELVSSRCKEKVGRLFGVQPDDIGFLTSTSEGINLLVYALDWKPGDNVVVADVEFPSDVLPWTLLKDRGVELRIVENNNWHTDLEDLDQAIDENTRVVNVSHVSYFTGQRLPLPELADIVHRKNAQLCLDVTHSAGVVPVEAQYADFVVSSCYKWLMAVHGVGIFYWNRERVPELNPPFVGWHTPAYLPDWKDPSAYIPREDASRFTPGNETWIGVYILDNALDCLLGIGIDRIEEHVLHLSTRVWDGLSDLGWEVITPRAEAERAGNVCFTAADVNAVTHALEDQNILIFGAYGGVGRARVSTHFYNTDRDVDRFLEVMREIPVTRPASTPGRDFSKAGGVAAESQG
- a CDS encoding butyryl-CoA dehydrogenase is translated as MEFELSEEHQMVERMVYDFARNEILPSIREHDRNGTFPHDLLPKMAAQGFMGICLPVRYEGAGMDFISLGLLAEGLEWADSSVRETIAVHLGLHALPIFQWGTEEQKERFLPPLATGENIACFGLTEPGAGSDVAAMGSRARKEGDTYLVSGEKMWITLSDVADRFLVFAKTNQEEGTRGITAFLLERGWEGLTTGTIKGKMGVRASNTGWINMDQVPVPESHRLGEEGEGFKIAMSCLDNARYTVAAGAVGLMKYCLEASVSYARQRRTFGQPIGDHQLVKQLIAQMKQRVDLGELAVRKVGWLKNRGTRNTRETSMAKWYCTESAFTTASDAVQVHGAYGYSDEYDVERHLRNSKSAVIYEGTSQIHQLMQADYEFGNRTDRPLRCEMPAYDPDYWQN